Proteins encoded in a region of the Acipenser ruthenus chromosome 43, fAciRut3.2 maternal haplotype, whole genome shotgun sequence genome:
- the LOC117967873 gene encoding serine/threonine-protein phosphatase 2A 56 kDa regulatory subunit beta isoform-like has product METTKLPPSSPSSPTTGFSVPNAEKVDGFPRRSMRRARQRRSHSSSQFRYQSSQVELTPLPLLKDVPVSELHDLFCKKLQQCGVVFDFLDCVADLKGKEIKRGALNELVECIATNRGVLIEPVYPEAVKMISVNIFRTLPPSESLEFDPEEDEPTLEASWPHLQLVHEFFLRFLESADFQPSVAKRYIDQKFVMQLLDLFDSEDPREREYLKTILHRVYGKFLGLRAYIRKQINNIFLRFIYETEHFNGIAELLEILGSIINGFALPLKSEHKQFLDRVLIPLHTVKSLSVFHAQLAYCVVQFMEKDATVTEYVIRGLLKYWPKTCTQKEVMFLGEVEEILDVIEPSQFLKIQEPLFKQIAYCISSPHFQVAERALYFWNNEYILSLIEDNCSVILPIIFATLYRVSKEHWNQTIVSLIYNVLKTFMEMNTKLFDELTASYKVEKQKEQKKERERQELWRKLEDQRIRKLQSLGEAEKNRLNLQMSQKDQRGETNSGSDGPNGPTSKT; this is encoded by the exons ATGGAAACGACCAAGCTACCCCCGTCCAGCCCTTCCTCCCCTACCACCGGCTTCTCCGTGCCCAACGCCGAGAAAGTGGACGGATTCCCCCGGCGTTCGATGCGTCGAGCCCGGCAGAGACGCTCGCACAGCTCGTCCCAATTTCGGTATCAAAGCTCGCAAGTGGAACTGACCCCTCTGCCGCTTTTAAAAG ACGTCCCCGTGTCGGAGCTGCACGATCTGTTCTGTAAGAAGCTGCAGCAGTGCGGAGTGGTCTTCGACTTCCTCGACTGCGTGGCGGACCTCAAGGGCAAGGAGATCAAGCGGGGGGCTCTCAACGAGCTGGTGGAGTGCATCGCCACCAACCGAGGGGTCCTCATCGAGCCAGTGTACCCCGAGGCTGTGAAGATG ATCTCCGTGAATATCTTCCGCACTCTGCCGCCCAGCGAGAGTCTGGAATTCGACCCCGAGGAGGATGAGCCGACGCTGGAGGCCTCCTGGCCACACCTGCAG CTGGTGCACGAGTTCTTCCTGAGATTCCTGGAGAGCGCCGACTTCCAGCCATCGGTGGCCAAGCGGTACATCGACCAGAAGTTTGTGATGCAG CTGCTAGACCTCTTTGACAGCGAGGACCCGCGAGAGAGGGAGTATCTCAAGACTATTCTTCACCGGGTCTATGGGAAGTTCCTGGGACTGCGGGCGTACATCCGCAAACAAATCAACAACATCTTCCTGAG GTTCATCTACGAAACGGAGCACTTCAACGGGATAGCAGAGCTTCTGGAGATCCTAGGCAG CATCATCAACGGGTTCGCTTTGCCTCTGAAATCGGAACACAAGCAGTTCCTGGACCGAGTCCTCATTCCTCTCCACACAGTGAAGTCTCTGTCTGTATTCCACGCGCAG ctggcGTACTGCGTGGTGCAGTTTATGGAAAAAGACGCCACTGTGACAGAATAT gtAATCCGAGGTCTCCTGAAATACTGGCCCAAAACCTGCACTCAGAAAGAG GTGATGTTCTTGGGAGAGGTAGAGGAGATCCTGGATGTGATTGAGCCCTCCCAGTTTTTGAAGATTCAGGAACCTCTCTTCAAGCAGATTGcttactgcatctccagcccccaCTTCCAg GTGGCCGAGCGAGCTCTCTACTTCTGGAACAACGAATACATCCTGAGTCTGATTGAGGATAACTGCAGCGTCATCCTGCCCATCATCTTCGCTACCCTGTACAGAGTCTCCAAGGAGCACTGGAACCA GACTATCGTCTCTCTGATCTACAACGTCTTGAAGACTTTCATGGAGATGAACACCAAGCTGTTTGATGAACTCACTGCCTCTTACAAAGTGGAGAAACAGAA AGAGCagaagaaggagagggagaggcaggagCTGTGGAGGAAGCTGGAAGATCAGAGGATACGGAAGCTGCAGAGTTTGGGAGAGGCAGAAAAGAACCGACTCAACCTGCAAATGAGCCAGAAAGACCAGAGAGGAGAGACCAACAGCGGCTCGGACGGGCCGAACGGACCGACCAGCAAAACCTAG
- the LOC131696550 gene encoding glyoxal reductase-like, with the protein MAETVELNNGVRMPVLGLGTFKLRGYEAVYRALDAALAEGYRSFDTAAVYRNEGDIGRALRELLPRHGLTRPDVFITSKLGPKDHGSEARAACEVSLEQLGWGYLDLYLIHWPGKQGWQSEDLRNREVRRESWEALEEMYKSGRFRAIGVSNYTLTHLQELLGSCKVSPAVLQVEYHPRLVQNELLSFCRETGIHLQAYSSLGTGSLVKEPKVREVAERYGQTPAQVLLAWALRQGVGVIPKSGDPQRIAENARALDLAMSPEDVLELSSLDSGTRYCWDPQGVV; encoded by the coding sequence ATGGCGGAAACCGTGGAGCTGAACAACGGGGTGCGGATGCCAGTTTTGGGGCTCGGGACCTTCAAGCTCCGGGGGTATGAGGCGGTGTACCGGGCGCTGGACGCGGCCCTGGCGGAGGGGTACCGCTCGTTCGACACCGCGGCGGTTTACCGCAACGAAGGAGACATCGGCAGAGCCTTGAGGGAGCTGCTGCCCAGGCACGGGCTCACCAGACCGGACGTTTTCATCACCAGCAAGCTGGGTCCCAAAGACCACGGCAGCGAAGCCCGGGCGGCCTGCGAGGTCAGCTTGGAGCAGCTGGGCTGGGGCTACCTAGACCTGTACCTCATACACTGGCCTGGCAAGCAAGGCTGGCAGTCGGAGGATTTAAGAAACCGGGAGGTCAGAAGGGAAAGCTGGGAGGCTCTGGAGGAAATGTACAAGAGCGGGCGGTTTAGAGCCATCGGGGTGTCCAATTACACCCTGACGCACCTCCAGGAGCTGCTGGGCAGCTGCAAGGTGAGCCCAGCGGTGCTGCAGGTAGAATACCACCCCAGGCTCGTGCAGAACGAGCTCTTGAGCTTCTGCAGGGAAACGGGAATCCACCTCCAAGCGTATTCCTCCCTCGGGACGGGCAGCTTGGTCAAGGAGCCCAAAGTGCGGGAGGTGGCGGAGAGGTACGGACAGACCCCCGCCCAGGTCTTGCTGGCCTGGGCCCTCCGGCAAGGGGTGGGGGTCATCCCCAAGTCCGGAGACCCCCAGCGCATCGCGGAGAACGCGCGGGCGTTGGATTTGGCGATGTCGCCCGAGGACGTGCTGGAGCTGAGCTCGCTGGACTCGGGGACGCGATACTGCTGGGACCCGCAAGGAGTCGTGTAG